The following are from one region of the Anaerolineae bacterium genome:
- a CDS encoding class I SAM-dependent rRNA methyltransferase — MSEKRVILKPERDKSVRRFHPWIFSGAVARLEGAPADGDEVVVCSAEGERLARGYFNSRSQICVRLLTWDVSQSIDGEFWRRRIRRALENRRALGLGGEETTAYRLVHAESDQLPGLVVDCYGPFLVVQFLTLGVERRREEILDALEEVLQPVGIYERSDVEVRGKEGLPLRSGLVRGEMPPAELEVRENRWRFVVDVQRGQKTGFYLDQRVNRERVGQYAGGAEVLNCFSYTGGFGVYAAAGGARRIVNIDSSASALEWCARHLERNGFGDVPAEQVEGDVFQVLRRYRQEGRRFDLIILDPPKFATTQANVMAAARGYKDINLVAMQLLRPGGILATFSCSGLISADLFQKIVFGASADARRPVQILEYLAQSPDHPVLLSFPESAYLKGLICRVLT, encoded by the coding sequence ATGAGCGAGAAACGGGTGATCCTCAAGCCTGAACGCGACAAGTCGGTGCGCCGCTTCCATCCGTGGATTTTCTCCGGCGCGGTGGCGCGCCTGGAGGGAGCGCCGGCGGACGGCGATGAAGTGGTGGTGTGCAGTGCGGAAGGGGAGCGCCTGGCGCGCGGCTATTTCAACTCGCGCTCCCAGATTTGCGTGCGCCTGCTCACCTGGGATGTGTCGCAGAGCATTGACGGGGAGTTCTGGCGCCGGCGCATCCGCCGCGCCCTGGAGAACCGCCGCGCCTTGGGATTGGGCGGTGAGGAGACCACTGCCTACCGCCTTGTCCATGCGGAATCAGACCAGCTCCCGGGATTGGTGGTGGACTGCTACGGCCCCTTCCTCGTGGTGCAGTTCCTGACGCTGGGGGTGGAGCGCCGGCGGGAGGAAATTCTGGACGCGCTGGAGGAAGTCCTACAGCCGGTGGGCATCTATGAGCGCAGTGACGTGGAGGTGCGGGGAAAGGAGGGCCTGCCGCTGAGGAGCGGCCTGGTGCGGGGAGAGATGCCGCCGGCGGAGCTGGAGGTGCGCGAGAACCGCTGGCGCTTCGTCGTGGACGTCCAGCGCGGGCAGAAAACCGGGTTTTACCTGGACCAGCGCGTCAATCGCGAGCGCGTGGGGCAGTACGCCGGCGGCGCGGAGGTGCTGAACTGTTTCTCGTATACCGGCGGTTTTGGGGTATATGCGGCGGCCGGCGGGGCGCGCCGCATCGTCAATATTGACTCCTCGGCCTCTGCCCTCGAGTGGTGCGCCAGACACCTGGAGCGTAACGGTTTCGGCGATGTGCCGGCGGAGCAGGTGGAGGGGGATGTGTTCCAGGTCCTGCGCCGCTATCGGCAGGAGGGCCGGCGGTTTGATCTCATCATCCTGGACCCGCCGAAATTTGCCACCACTCAGGCCAATGTCATGGCGGCGGCGCGAGGATATAAGGACATCAACCTGGTCGCCATGCAGTTACTGCGGCCGGGTGGGATTCTGGCGACCTTCTCCTGTTCTGGCCTCATCAGCGCCGATTTGTTCCAGAAGATCGTGTTCGGCGCGAGCGCCGACGCGCGCCGGCCGGTGCAGATCCTGGAGTACCTGGCGCAGTCCCCGGACCACCCAGTACTGCTTTCTTTCCCCGAGTCGGCGTACCTCAAAGGGTTAATCTGCCGGGTGCTGACCTGA